Genomic window (Daucus carota subsp. sativus chromosome 5, DH1 v3.0, whole genome shotgun sequence):
CGTTTTCAAACGCCACAACAAGATCTAACTCTTCTTCTGCCGACTCTATTCCATATATTGcttctgtgtatttataggtattttttgtgttatgttttttttacttatttGGGAACATACAACgccaattttatttaatttaagacatttggatgaatttttttgaacaaaaactgatattataatattttgcaaATAATTATAGGCCGTTTcctctgttctaaaaatcgctgattaatcacgattaattaccgattaatccatgttccatagctcgccgaactgattaaatctccgattaatcaccgatcaatctgattaatctccgatcaattcaattaatccccgattaatccttgttccgtaacttcacccattaagtccgattcccgctttttacaacaccgACCGTTTCGCATAACTATTTGATCCAAGGCCCGCCTCTTTTTAGCCCTTTCCCCAATTCTGACCGTTGTAAAGCAATAGagcaaaagagaaaaaaatagCCGTTAATTTCAGGCGTTACACTAGGACACTACACAGTCATATTATATATACCCAACCTGAAGTTTCCTTTCATCTCGCTAATCAAATCTTACTAGTGAATCTCAAAATCTCTCTTTCCACATTCTCTGTTAAAGCAATTACTAACACTACTCCATCTCTCTGTTCTATTTCATTTTTGTTGCACATTTATTCATTttgcatttttttaattttcaagaaCTTAGCATAAATGGCGGATCACAAAAACGCACACCACGTAGTCGAAATCCCAGTCGACGAAAAGCATCAACAGATGTCCGTGACGACCACATTCTCCGCAATTCAAAACCATCCTTTGATGGAAATTTCCCAAAGCCCTGGCCACCTCTTGCTTCTTAAGCTGTGGCAAAGAGAAGAAGATTTATTTGGTCGCAAAATTGCTCGAAAAGAGTCACGGCTCGATTCGATCCGATCAGAAATTTTCCAATTATgctgttttttctttttgtttcacGGGTTTTTCTTAACGATATTATCTGCATCAGTAACGTATATTAGGAATGTTAATGAGGAGCATGAGAATGTTTGTCACAAATGGTGGGTACCGTCTATTTTATCGCTGTGTACTTCACTTGTTCTGGTTTTTTGTGTTCAGGTGAAGTTGTGCAGGTACTGGAAAGTGTCGAGACAGCTGCAGAGGGAGCGAGCCGATAGCAGGAGCTTGGTGAGGTGTGTTCAGGAGCTGAGGATGAAGGGGGCTAGCTTTGATTTGTCTAAAGAGCCTCTGAATGCAAAGAGAATGAAGAGTTCCAGTGTTGAGATCAAGTGGAAGCCATTGACATGGTGTTCTCAGAGTCTCACTACTATTTGTCTGGTCTGTTTGACTGGCCTGCTCTTCCCTGCTTCCAGAATTATTCTCTGCGTTTAAGCCTGCTTCCACATTCAGCTGTCACTCCGGGTACAATTGTATATGCAACAAGATCAAACAAAATCAGATAGGCATTCAGCGACTTCAATACACGAGCTCGGGGGAACTGCCTAGTGATCAATGTGAATCTGATCGAAGTTCAACGTTCAAGTATCTACTTGAGCCCTTTTCCATACACTGTACGGAATGTTTTGCTGTATAACTGTATTACAAATTGCAGCCCTGGTTGCTAATATAAATCATGTACATTCACTTCAATGCATATGACATAAATCTAAAGGCCTAACATCCTTAACATTATACAAAAGCTAGTTAAATACTAACTTTACCCAGTCACGTACCATTCATACAAAATTGCAGCAACGATGGACTCAgcaaaaaaattcagaaaagaaaacagCATGAGTCTCGTAATAAGTTCTTTCCGACAAGTCTTTATGCATTTTTAGAGCATAAAGATTTGCACTGATACTTTCGCAACAAGAATCATGCTGATAACATAGCTGGGCCACCAATCTATGttaaaaatcaacaaaattcaTCCTCTTACGCTTGTAAACAATTGTTTCAGCAGCTTTATATTATGCTAATCATCCCTAGTTAACAAGAATCATTTTCCCTCACCTCATGGAAG
Coding sequences:
- the LOC108222002 gene encoding uncharacterized protein LOC108222002 — its product is MADHKNAHHVVEIPVDEKHQQMSVTTTFSAIQNHPLMEISQSPGHLLLLKLWQREEDLFGRKIARKESRLDSIRSEIFQLCCFFFLFHGFFLTILSASVTYIRNVNEEHENVCHKWWVPSILSLCTSLVLVFCVQVKLCRYWKVSRQLQRERADSRSLVRCVQELRMKGASFDLSKEPLNAKRMKSSSVEIKWKPLTWCSQSLTTICLVCLTGLLFPASRIILCV